The genomic DNA TTCACGCCGACCTGCCAAGCCGCCATGCATATGCCAGCTCCCAGATGCCAGCATCAGGTCCCGGCTCACAGCAATCGCCATCCCACGAACACACCATTGCCGTGCATCGCGCGCCGCTCCAATGCTATAAACCCCACCGCAACCAACCACGAACCACCTCAAGAAGGACCAATCGAGAAACCAGCGCTTCAAGTTTCTAGAAATTAAGGATCAGCTAGCGAGCACCAATGGCGCCGCCGGCTCCTGCGTTCCCCGTcgcgctgctggtggtggtggtttccATCGCCAGCGTCCACGCGCaggccggcagcggcagcaccGCCACCTGCAGCACCGACCTCTTCCGCCTCCTCCCATGCCTGCCCTACATCGAGGGCtccgtcgccgcgccggcggaCACCTGCTGCGCCAACCTGGGCAGCATGGTGCACGACGAGCCCCAGTGCCTCTGCCAGGCTCTCAGCAACCCCAGCACGGCCCCCGTCGCCGTCAACATGTCGCGCGTGATGGCGATGCCCCGGCTCTGCCGCCTCGACCTCCCGTCTGCCGCTGGCGCCTGCGCAGGTGAGCCCTGGCGTTTCTGCATCCTGGGACCTGACCTTTTTCCATCCTACTCGGAAGTGTGGACCTCCATTATTACGTGCTTGCAAATTGTTTTTTGTTCTTACTTCTCAGGGATTGACAACCCACTGAAAAGTTTTCTCTGATGATGATCTCTCCTGTCGCAGTTGCAGGGCTTCTTCCGGCTGGAAcaacgccgccggcggcggcgatcgttCCACGCCCAAGCGCGAACTCCACTGCTGCATCGACCCtcacgccggcgacgaggacgccggcgACACCACGTATGACACCGTCACCGTGGGTGAGCAGCCAGATGCCACGATACAGCAGCGGCGGGTCCAAGGTGATAGTCGATGGCTTTTCTGTCGCACTTGGTTTTGTGGCATTGGTTTCAGTCCTCGCATTCTGAAGCATTCGGCCACTGACTACCGCGATGGTTGGCATCCCGTCaggcaggggcgaagctagagctGAATCGAGGGGGTACCCTATCTATAGTTTTGCTGCTGGCTCTCTAATTTATAAGGTGAAAATTTGATGATTAGCATTGAGTTTTCGTTTCGGCGTGGGTGCCCGAGCACCCCCCGGAGTGTacctagctccgcccctgccgtCAGGCAATTAGAATTGTGTCGTACTAGAAAAACTCAGTAGTCTTGTTATGTTTCGCTTCGTAGAGAGTGTAGTAGGAGAAAGTAATGTTTGTCCTCCAGGTTGTTGgatcagaaagaaaaaaaagttgttCTATTCAGTGGCATTTTGGTTACTGAACGAATTCCCGGTCAAAAAGCATCCCGGAAAGAAAGTTATTTCAGAAAATGCCGCAACCAAGCGCAGGGTTCACTCTACTGCTTATCCAAATGTTCGCAGAAGTTTACAAAAACACAGGTAGCAGCTAGTCCTCTTTCTCTAAGCAGAAGAGGTAGGCAACCAGGCCTACAACGGGGATGAATTTCACAATATTCACAAACTCAGTAGCATCTGCCTTCACGTTCTGAATGTTGTCTCCGATCAACCACGGCTGAAAAATTGAGTACAGCAAAATGTCCCAGAGGAAAGCGTAGGCGGCTCGCTCCGAGGACACATAATTCTGCACATACTCCCACCGTTCCGCGATGTCTCCAAAACCAGCATCTGCGCGGCCAAAGAGCGCCCAAACAATGGACAGAATGCAGACCGCCCCGCCGACCGCGCCCACAACCTGTGCACCTTTAACCATAACCGAACCCAATTGTGACCTTGGTGGTGGGGACTGGTCGGCACCCAGGTCATTCAGTCGGATTGCCATGTAAGGTATCAAGAAAGCTGAAGAGAAGAGTTACAAACAAATGTTGTTAGACAATCTGAAATGGCACGAAGGCGTTCCCAATAAGACTAAGATTATGAGAGCATACTGTTTGTGAGGAACATCTGACAGCCCCACAAGACGTCCAGCGATCCCTTGTACCGATCCCTCCTAGAATCCGTGAAGAGCAGTGGAGCAAACAGCAGCGTCCAAGCGATCACAATGTTGAACAATCCTTCTGCCATCTGGGCAAGCAGGCATAACTTAGTCAGTGCACACAATAGGTGAGCGGCCTGAATTACCATCTCGCCACAAAACGTGAATAATCAGCCGCTTACAGGGTGAAGCACTGGCGACTCCATCAGGTGAACGCCAGCTACACTGCCCAGCAGGGTCACCAAAGGAATTAGGCCCACAATGTTGGCAAATAAACTTGAATTGATACAACCATATGGAAATTGTGCTTACCGGAGTTGAGCAGAGGAAGGATGAAGAAGAAGTTGAGCGAGAGGCCGATGAGGTCGCTGATGGTAGCCTGGGAGATCGCCCACACCGGGTCACCCTGCATGATGGCGATCAAAATTTCAGACAACTCTTTTCAAAAAGATATCATCTCAGAGGACACATTTTGAATCAGGAATCAAGATGCACAGCGTTTGGGATCATAATACTTGCATTGTTCCTAGCAAGAATTCACACCTGAAGATAAATGCAGAGCAATTTAGGAACCTAAAAAACACTGAAATATAAGATATTTGCGTCTCGAGCTCACAGTACGGACCGGTGCgtaagggaggaggaagagccaGAGTATGTAGGCAGCCTCGGCGCCCCAGAGCGCCGCCTGGAGCAGCGAGCGCGTGCCGTCTCCATCTTCTGCGGTCACCTCGCCGCGGCCACTGCTGCGCTTGGCCGCGAACGGCACGGTGGGCCGAGCCACCAAGCGCctcagcccggagctcccttgTGCGCCGCGACAGCCGCCGGACGAGACCGGTGGCCGCGCCGCGGCACCGGTCCGCAAAGCTGGAggggcgaggcgggcggcgacgcGACAGGGGGAGGCGCTGCAGAGGACGGGGAtgggcggcgccgccatggTCGCGGACTCGAGGCCAAACGGGGGCTGAGCAGGGATAAGCGCCTTTTGGGCGCGACTTGGTGGCTGGTGAGCTGACAGGCCAGCAAGGCAACTCTATCAAGTTGCTGCGTGGCCTTTGACGATCGCGCCATTCGCCGGCTATTTCGTGACCTCAGATGAGACCCTGCTTCCTTCCTCCGGGTCAAGCTGCCATACCCGGCAGCCGGGCTGCGTGAGCTGGATCGCCGGCTGCTCCTCTCTCCGGAGCGGCGACCGGCCAATAGAGCGCGCGCCTGCGTCGTACTCGGGTCCTTGCTGCGGGAGCCAGATGAATCGGCGGCTAGTTGGTTCTAGGGCATGAGTGGGAGACTGGTGGCACGGAGACTAGCGATTCCGGCGGggagaacggcggcggcgggcgggaggaGCCGACTGCCGGAAACAGGAGGGTCCGTCAAACTAAGGGGCTAAATGGAAATATTCAGAACCAAAGTAGGGTCCTAAATGCAAATCCTCGGATCACGATTAATGCGATCCGATCCAAACCAGAGGGTATACTGAAAAAAATCGGATCACCAAAACAGGGGTATAAcgaaaaaaggaaaatagaaaccaAAAGGTATAACAGAAAAAAGCCGGATAGAAATACATGAATCGGTATACTCAAAAAACTAGTATTTTTATCTCtttcatcatacatgaatatatggtgacacatatCATGGGTGATATTTTTACATAAATAAGAACATAAATAATATGTTAATAacgatagaaatagtaatttagaatttatatTAATGCACTTTAGtattactccctctgttctGAAATATTTGGCATTCCAAcattcttggagagtcaaaaaatttaaagtttgaccaaatttttaGAGAGGATCATAAAAAATTATGGCACCAAACacatatattataaaaatatatttgatgGAGAAcctaatagtatatattttatatcataaatgttattactttattgtataaacttgatcaaacttgaaaaactttgactctccaagaatgTTGGAATGCCTTATATTTCAGAACGGATGGAGTATGTTATAATTATATACAGATTTAGGGATTATTTGAACTTTTATAATAATTTAATTgggtaatttatatgcaaatttagggtaTTATTTGCATTATGTTTATAATAGCGTAGGTGAGTAATTTACACACCAATAATACAAATGGATAACTCATGTGCAAATTTAGAGTgttattttcattatttttatGCTAGCGTACCTAGGTAATTTATAAGAAGATTCAAggattattttatattttttatcatGGTAGAGATGGGTAATTTGATACACTTagaggttactttagtctatttttataatagaaTAAAAGATAACAGATTCAATGACTactatgattagagttgtcagaATGATAACTacatgtttctgatttttgtgagacttTCTAGAATTTTTCTATCTTTTTGGAGTCTTCAGATAGGATTCTAGGAGACTTCATGTGGAAACTTAGAATGAGTCTTTAATTAGTAATAATAAGATTATTCGTACATCTTGCAGATGTTGGAACAGTTTATTTAAATTCAAAGCACACAAAAGAAGCCCCGTCACTGAACCACTGGCCGATTCATTTGTGCCATATTTTTCGGCCACGCCGTGTGACTGTTGAAGCAAGACGAGTCCTTGTTGTctggtatcatcatctgtaGAAACGTAACGCCATGGCGAGCTTCAGCTTTGTGGCATCGCGCTCTGCTTTCCGGTTCCGACAGACTGCAGCCACACCCCAAACTTGTGAGACGGTAGAACCGCGCGCACTGACGATCTGTTGGGGGTGATGTCAGTCACGTACGCGCAGGCGCCAGGGTTCAGGAGTAGAACTGGAACGTCGACGCGTCCTGGATGATGCTCCGTAGCCCGCCGATGGTGGACGCGAGCATCAGCAGCACTCCGAAGACGATGCAGCCCTGCCAAAGAAACGCAGACCGGACAGGTGAGCATCCAGAGATCAGCTCCAACTCTGAACTCTCCCATTTTTTGTATGGTCTCCTGATCAGAATTCAGAGTGGCACGGAAAACTGTTATCGCGCGCCTACCCAGTTGACGAGCCAGGACGCGCTGAACCTCGGCGgcttcttgatcttgagccacAGAATGCAGGGGAGCTGGGAAGGTCACGGAGTAAGTTTGGTCACTGCTGGTAACCTGGTTCAAATCCAAGAAGTTTTGGTCTTTCGGGCATGTGGAGTGGAGGCAGGCAGCTTACGAAGTAGGATGTCGGAACCCTCCGAAGAAGCCGAGGAGGTCGCCGAAGAACGGGAATGTCACCGCGATGAACAGCGTGAATGCTGCGGTGGCGTCCGTGGCCATCCATGATTCGGATTCACAGGCATGATGTCATGATGGTaccataggcaaattcaaggtTTCAGTGTCTGAGTTCTTACCGACGTAAGCCGATCGAGCCACGAGACGGAGGAGCCATCCTTGAGGCACCCTGAATCTCGTGATCAGAATCGTCTCCATGGTTTCGAATATTGGCATCGCATACACCTGTCAATGTTGCGGATTCAGAGGTTTAGTTTCTGTGCTCCACTAGTTTCGTCTTCATCAGTCAGTGACATGACATCAGACATGCATGCGCAAATGGACAAAAAACAACTTATCAATAGTACTTGATGACAACCTGATAGCTTCCGAGGACATGGATGACGACCATCAtgttggcggcggcgacgagccaGGGCGGCCGCTGCAGCGCCACGAGGACGTTGTCGCCGACGTCGCGGCCGAACGCCCAGTACCCGACGAGCGCGACGGGGAAGTAGCACGCCGCAGTGACGAGGTACGCGGCGACGGTGcccttccacatgggcgcccgGGACGGCTTGGTGGGCGTGGACGGGATGGTGGCCTGGATCTCCAGCACCACGCCGTGCCCCGCGTACGCGAACGCCACCTGCCCCAGCGCGCTGAACACCCGGAACGTCGAgtccgccgccgtgccgtccTTGTACACGTAGCTCACCCCGCGCACCGGCCCGCGCGCCACGCACGCCGCCCACGAGATGGTCGAGTAGCTGCACCACGcgcgacgccgcgcgccgcgccgttcAGATCGATCAGCATCTCCAGCCGTACGTCGGTGCGTGTGTGCGCGTGCGTGGCTTCTAGCTGGTCGATCATTTGCCGTACCTAAGcgacatggcggcggcgaggaaggagaCGGCGGTGATGGCGTCGAGGTTCGGGAGCTGGGAGAGCAGGAACTGGGAGGAGCCGAAGATGCAGATCCAGTAGGACTGGTGCAGCGGTGCGCAGGTGGGGCACACGGACTCGGCGAACTTCTGGAGGCAGTTGCCCCCGGTGACCATGTACACCATGTCGCAGCCGAGCTGCACGATGAGCTGCTGCGGCACGACCACCCAGGGGCCCAGGCGCGGGCCGAGCGCGTGCGCGCCGAGGTCGCGGAGCCGGTCGAACCGCACGCCGGGGACGCACTCGTGCAGCTGGATCAGCAGCCACAGCGTGTAGAGCGTGATCCCCCACGACGCCAGCATCGCCACCGCCCCGGGGCCCCTGAAGACGAGACAAGAAGCAGGGTCTCGAGTGAGCCACCGGACGATCGACGACGGTCATGGACTCATGGTGGGCCGTGGCGCGTCGGTTATTACCATCCTAGGTGAGCCATGGCGTAGGGCAGGCTGAGCACGCCGGCGCCGACCATGGCGGTGACGTTGTGGAACGTCACGTACCACCACTTGCCGCGGCGAGGGGTGGGCTGCTGATCTGTCGCGTCATCGACCACCTGGTAATTAAGAAGAACAACATTACATTATTATCCCGATCAAAACCATCACCCCAGGACGTTCATCATGAACAATTAGCAGGCAACTGGAGGCATCTCTCCGTTAACACTCTGAAATCGTAGTCAGTGTCCAAGACACCACCAGGTGTCACGCCCAGACCTTGGGAAGAACTGACGAAGAGGAGACCATGGCCAGACGTCGTCAGGTCTGCACACCCCAGCTGACCACCTGATCAGCTCAGGGTACGCAATCGCAGGCCTCGTACTTATAGCAGCTCATGACCGGCAATGGGCATCATTCCCGCTCCATTTTTCTCCGGAAAAAGGAGCCCCGGAATTTAGGTACCCGCACTGCAGACATATAAAAGCCGGCGTAGATCATTAGGGTTCCCGGTAAGGATGATTAGGTGCCGAAACAAAAGGAGCGGCCTCGGTTCATCCTCGAATTATGAAAGCTTATATCGGTTGGAAAAGAAATGTGCCGGGTTTATCCCGGGGAATCTCTGTCCCGTCTAAGCTCGGGCACAATCGATCCGCGATCGAAGGGGCGATCGATCTGGTCGATGTCTCACTGCCACTGGGATTCTTTTCTTCGGCCAAGTATACTCCACGGAACGAGCAAGCTTCTAGAGGACATTGGTCCCGTTTGTTTCAGCTTTTGGCTGATTTTGAAGAttcggttttggaaaattcaaaaattagaTGACTTCCAAAATCGAGAATCCAGCTGATTATGGATTCTCAATTCTTTATTCTGAAAGTCATCTGATTTTGCTTTCAAAATCGGGCGTAAGGTAAAACTGACAGAACGGGCTTTACACCGTCCAGATGCACGGGAACAATCTGGAGCTTTACCCCGTCCAGATACACGGGAATTCTGGCGATGATAGCTGAGTTCAGTGGCGATAGCAAAGCGAAATGGTCGTACGATTTGGGTTGAAGCACCTAGAGAGGAGGCAGGACTGGCAGCAGTACTAATTGGATTCATTCATTAGGAGGTCTCAGACTAATTGCTGTGTACAAGTACAAAGTTTTAGGTGAAACTCGAAAGCACACGGGCACTGATGGTGTTTGGAGCCGCCGGTGAGAAAGGCGCGGCAGATGTTTAGTGCCATGAGAATGATGGTAGTCTAAGTTGCTTTGAGCTCGGCAAGAGACATGTGCAGCTCTCGGATGAACTAGCGAGACAAAAGGACGGCGGAATTCTTTACCGTTTCTAAAGGACAGGTCACAAAGGGTGCACCGTGCTTAGCAGAAAATAAGATTAGAGTAGTAATCCTTTTTACCGCTGAAGATTCTCAAAAGCACTGGAAGAATCACCAAGAAAAGCTGGGGATTTGGCTATGGACAAATGCCTACTGCTATGagtagtaaaaaaaattattttcattttctttaccttttctttcccttttaaAAAGGGGAAAGGTAACCCAACGCCCTTTAAAACGCGACTAACATAAGagcgcgctcctcctcctcctcctttggtTTTTTGTTAACGTGCTGGGCCTGAAAATAAACGGGCCTCAAATGTGGTTCCGTCTCTCTTTGCACTTGGACGAGATAGCAGCAAACTGCGTGAGCGTTTGGCACTTTCCAAATTCGGTTCGCTCCTCTTGTCTCCACGGCTCAAGATGTGAGCTAGATTTTGGTGCATGCATCATACCGTATGTGAGTTTGTAACTTTTCTGGGCTGCAAACCTATTCCGTCCTGCTTGTTCTAAAACTGTTGTCAGGTTCCCGTTTTTCACTCTAGAAAGGAAACGGATGCGTAGGTTTGAGCCCGGACACGGATATACCGTGGACGTCGTGCTCTACTCCACTAGTCTGAGCCAAGTACTACCAACCAAGCTAGCACCGAAAGGCCCCAGGGCTCTAGACTAAAGGTTGAAGCCTGCAGCAACGGAAACGTATCTTTGCTGTTTCCAATTCCTACCTCAATGAGTCAATGCCCGTTTTTTTATGAATTGCGTTATGGATTAAGGAGACGAGAGTAACATTAAACACCAAGGACATTCAAGCATAGCAGTCTAGCTGATACGCTCGATGTTCGTCTCCCCTGGCCCCTTGcttattatataaaaaaaatgatgcGCGTACGTAGCATCATCAGCCGTAAAACTAGACCGGAAAGTAAAAGTTGGTTATTAGGTTCAAACTTGGTTGTTCCTGTTCTTTTGTGAAACGGAGACTGAGCAAGGGGGCATCTAGCTACCTGGAGGATCAGAAGATGACACCGTGACAGGGACCCTCTAACGATTGCTGATTTTTTCTACCAGCCAACTTGGAGTTTCTCCTTCAGCTTCTCGAATGCTAAAAGCATCAAGGTTCATTTTTCGCGTGTTTCTAGGTACATGGGAAAACGAATCATTTTTTACCTATATTGCATATACCACAATCATTTTCCCATGTTCGGTTGTGTGCGCAGTTTGATACTTTGATTATAGGTTTGTGAACGTGAGAAACGGAGATATCTTTTGCTTCTCAATTTCTTCCAATATGGCTCAAGCTGCCAGTGGTCTGAGATCCAAACTAAATCCGCAACAAACTATTTTTATTAAACATGTTGACATAAATTACTCCAGACCACCCTATAACATGTGAAAATTAAACCACACCACCCTATCAAAGGTGGAGAGAAAGGTCGAGACTCTCAAGTAGTGTAGGAGTGTGTTGGTGGTGGTGCTTTTAATTGCTACACGCTACTGATGGCTAATACGATGAACATGACTAGTTAAATAAAGTAGGAGGATATGCACAACAGCCACTCGACGCCGTTAGTtacaaaccaaatcaaatgtttcttttatgaaaccaaatcaaatcaaattggATGATTGCTATAGCAACTATTTTTCACCAAATTGAAGTAGAATCGATACAAAATCCAAACCACTACAATGGTTTCAACCCCAAATAATTTTAACCGCTTTATGACTACTTCCGTGGTAGAGAGAGAAAAACAAAAGCGATGAGCAGAAACAGCATCGAGGTGCGTGCATGGGAGAACAAAACACCAGCCGGCGGAACCGAGGGGAGGAAGGACACGCCCACAGAATACCGAGGCGGCAGTGTCCACCAAAAATCGCAGACCACAGCAGCCGAGCAGCGTCGTCAACGGatgagggggtgtttagtttattttgtaaaattgtgtaaagatgtaaagagggcatttgaagtactaactgaagtctatttgcaaaactttttgcatagatgggttgtaaatcgcgagacgaatctaatgatgctaattaatccatgtttaatcaataattagcggagggttactgtagcatcactgttgcaaatcatggattaagtaggctcattagaatcgtctcgcgatttacagcccatccatacaaaaatttttataaatagacttcatttagtacttcaaattagtaagattccgtttcactttaatgcgtttacggcttttttgtaAAAACCTGTAaaaatctaaacaaggcctgaaCCTGAACGGCCGTGACCGGGCTACCGCACAGCACAAGATGGAGATGGGCGGCCCAACCTCTTGCAGTCGCAGCAGTCCGCAGCCCCCCGGCGGCCGCGACGCTTTCACACCTCGCGCGAGCCACGTCACGTGACGCTCTCGCGGGCCCCGCGGCCTCCTCAGCGCCACGTCTCCCCTCTCGCTCGCTCGgcctgctctgccgccgcccgccgtccgaATCCACCTTGCACGCCAGTTTTTACCCGCACCCGACGCACGGAGGCGGGTGTCACGTGGCCAGCGAGCCCCGCGGGCCCGCGGACCAGCGATTCAACGAGCCTTGCGCCTCGTACGGTAAGAGAGAGAATCCTTTTCCTTtctccccgcgccgcccccttccCTCCGGTCCAAAGCGTCCAGGCTGTCGCTGCGTGGGACCGGAGgccccgacgacgacgaggggcAGAGTTCCGGCGACTTCTCAAGTAAAATTAAAGTAGTTTTggaaaatatttggcaaaacagctccaCCAGTTAAAATGAGATTGTAAAATGTCTAAATTACcctttcttatttttttctttttttcctttttccttttaatttcttttttcccccttttttccctctcccttttctttttttccctcctTCTCCTTATCCATTCGGCTCCCTCCCCCGGCGCCCGCCTCGCTCTCACCGCAGCCCCACTCCCCCCCCCGCCTCgctctcgtcgccggcggcccccGTCCCCCGCCTCGAGCTCCCACCGCTGGCGGCCCCCTCCCCGGCCTCGATCTCCCACCGCCGGCAGCCCCCTCCACGGCCTCGAGCTCCCCTCCGGCGGCCTGCCCACCTCcctgtcgcgccgccgcccctatcCTGACCTCCTGCTTGCTCGCACCGCCGCCTCAGTCTCGATTTCGA from Panicum virgatum strain AP13 chromosome 7N, P.virgatum_v5, whole genome shotgun sequence includes the following:
- the LOC120680860 gene encoding uncharacterized protein LOC120680860 yields the protein MAAPPIPVLCSASPCRVAARLAPPALRTGAAARPPVSSGGCRGAQGSSGLRRLVARPTVPFAAKRSSGRGEVTAEDGDGTRSLLQAALWGAEAAYILWLFLLPYAPGDPVWAISQATISDLIGLSLNFFFILPLLNSAGVHLMESPVLHPMAEGLFNIVIAWTLLFAPLLFTDSRRDRYKGSLDVLWGCQMFLTNTFLIPYMAIRLNDLGADQSPPPRSQLGSVMVKGAQVVGAVGGAVCILSIVWALFGRADAGFGDIAERWEYVQNYVSSERAAYAFLWDILLYSIFQPWLIGDNIQNVKADATEFVNIVKFIPVVGLVAYLFCLEKED
- the LOC120680859 gene encoding lysine histidine transporter-like 6; translation: MVSSSSVLPKVVDDATDQQPTPRRGKWWYVTFHNVTAMVGAGVLSLPYAMAHLGWGPGAVAMLASWGITLYTLWLLIQLHECVPGVRFDRLRDLGAHALGPRLGPWVVVPQQLIVQLGCDMVYMVTGGNCLQKFAESVCPTCAPLHQSYWICIFGSSQFLLSQLPNLDAITAVSFLAAAMSLSYSTISWAACVARGPVRGVSYVYKDGTAADSTFRVFSALGQVAFAYAGHGVVLEIQATIPSTPTKPSRAPMWKGTVAAYLVTAACYFPVALVGYWAFGRDVGDNVLVALQRPPWLVAAANMMVVIHVLGSYQVYAMPIFETMETILITRFRVPQGWLLRLVARSAYVAFTLFIAVTFPFFGDLLGFFGGFRHPTSSPAFCGSRSRSRRGSARPGSSTGAASSSECC
- the LOC120680862 gene encoding non-specific lipid transfer protein GPI-anchored 11-like produces the protein MAPPAPAFPVALLVVVVSIASVHAQAGSGSTATCSTDLFRLLPCLPYIEGSVAAPADTCCANLGSMVHDEPQCLCQALSNPSTAPVAVNMSRVMAMPRLCRLDLPSAAGACAVAGLLPAGTTPPAAAIVPRPSANSTAASTLTPATRTPATPRMTPSPWVSSQMPRYSSGGSKVIVDGFSVALGFVALVSVLAF